A part of Solicola gregarius genomic DNA contains:
- a CDS encoding SAF domain-containing protein has translation MATRDLVSGTTLSDDDVEIRHVRADDAATHAYDEVQSVVGEVIGAPVRRGEPLTDMRLLTSDLLAGYPDGSSLATVRVTDPQSLWGVEVGTYVDVVGVDVDGGSRGRVLAEHAQVVAMPTTEQDPTTGMSAGAAVVVSVPPDEAVTLTDSAGRMQFGVVVSRAQMNQ, from the coding sequence GTGGCGACCCGTGACCTGGTGTCGGGCACGACGCTGTCCGACGACGACGTCGAGATCCGTCACGTACGCGCCGATGACGCCGCCACGCATGCGTACGACGAGGTCCAATCCGTCGTCGGCGAGGTGATCGGTGCGCCCGTACGCCGTGGCGAGCCGCTCACCGACATGCGGCTGCTCACGTCCGACCTGCTCGCGGGATATCCCGACGGTTCGTCGCTGGCCACCGTCCGGGTCACCGACCCCCAGTCGCTGTGGGGCGTCGAGGTCGGCACGTACGTCGACGTGGTCGGTGTCGACGTCGACGGCGGGAGTCGTGGGCGGGTCCTCGCCGAGCACGCCCAGGTCGTCGCGATGCCCACCACGGAGCAAGACCCGACGACAGGGATGTCCGCGGGTGCCGCAGTCGTCGTCAGCGTGCCACCCGATGAGGCCGTCACCCTCACCGACTCCGCCGGCAGAATGCAGTTCGGCGTCGTCGTATCCAGGGCGCAAATGAATCAGTAA
- a CDS encoding hemolysin family protein: MNGWFGIVLTCVLLLLNALFVGSEFALVSARRDRLEPSAAAGSRPARLALRAMRQVSLVMAGAQLGITMCTLGLGAISEPVIAHLLEPVFDALNVPPGLVHPISFVIATAVVVWAHVVLGEMVPKNLALVGPERAAVVLGPFMLVVVWVLRPVVVTLNAIANVAVRAMRVEPRDEVSSSYTRDEVTGLVDESRREGLLDEHEYGLLSHALEFREGSVDDVLLPRAELVTVPEGVTGVEIEETCAASGFSRFLVVDADDEITGYLHVKDALETDPDARRQSVPPKRVRALPTVPLGCGLYEALRAMQARESHVARVVDTDGTMVGAVMLEDVLEELIGEVAA; the protein is encoded by the coding sequence GTGAACGGCTGGTTCGGGATCGTCCTCACCTGCGTACTGCTGCTGCTCAACGCGTTGTTCGTCGGCTCCGAGTTCGCGCTGGTGTCGGCTCGTCGCGACCGTTTGGAGCCGAGCGCGGCCGCCGGTTCACGGCCGGCGCGGTTGGCGCTGCGCGCGATGCGGCAGGTGAGCCTGGTGATGGCGGGCGCTCAGCTCGGCATCACGATGTGCACGCTCGGACTCGGTGCGATCTCGGAGCCGGTGATCGCGCACCTGCTGGAGCCGGTGTTCGACGCGCTGAACGTGCCACCCGGCCTCGTGCATCCGATCTCGTTCGTGATCGCGACCGCGGTGGTGGTGTGGGCCCACGTCGTACTCGGTGAGATGGTGCCGAAGAACCTCGCCCTCGTCGGACCCGAACGCGCGGCGGTGGTTCTCGGCCCCTTCATGCTGGTGGTCGTCTGGGTACTCCGGCCGGTGGTCGTGACTCTGAACGCGATCGCGAACGTCGCCGTACGCGCGATGCGCGTCGAGCCACGCGACGAGGTCTCCTCCTCGTACACCCGCGACGAGGTGACCGGTCTCGTCGACGAGTCCCGCCGCGAAGGGCTTCTCGACGAGCACGAGTACGGGCTGCTCTCGCATGCGCTGGAGTTTCGCGAGGGTAGCGTCGACGACGTACTGCTGCCGCGCGCGGAGCTGGTCACGGTTCCCGAGGGCGTCACCGGCGTCGAGATCGAGGAGACGTGCGCCGCCAGCGGGTTCTCCCGCTTCCTGGTCGTGGACGCCGATGACGAGATCACCGGATACCTGCACGTGAAGGACGCGCTGGAGACCGATCCCGACGCGCGCCGGCAGTCGGTGCCGCCGAAACGCGTCCGCGCACTCCCGACGGTGCCGCTGGGTTGTGGCCTGTACGAGGCTCTGCGTGCGATGCAGGCGCGCGAGTCGCATGTCGCGAGGGTCGTCGACACGGACGGCACGATGGTCGGCGCCGTCATGCTCGAGGACGTGCTCGAAGAGCTCATCGGCGAGGTCGCCGCCTAG
- the mscL gene encoding large conductance mechanosensitive channel protein MscL — protein MLKGFKDFIMRGNLVELAVAFVIGIAFAAVVTSLVDNIIMPLIGKIGGQPDFSGIEVADIPVGQFINDFVAFLIISAAVYFLVVVPYNKFNEKFRKGDEIDATPPDIALLTEIRDILSADTAGGTAGGGNHSA, from the coding sequence ATGCTCAAGGGATTCAAAGACTTCATCATGCGAGGAAACCTCGTCGAGCTTGCGGTCGCCTTCGTCATTGGCATCGCATTCGCTGCGGTCGTGACCTCGCTGGTCGACAACATCATCATGCCGTTGATCGGAAAGATCGGTGGTCAGCCGGACTTCAGCGGCATCGAGGTCGCCGACATTCCGGTCGGCCAGTTCATCAATGACTTCGTGGCGTTCCTGATCATCTCGGCCGCCGTCTACTTCTTGGTCGTGGTGCCGTACAACAAGTTCAACGAGAAGTTCCGCAAGGGCGACGAGATCGACGCGACGCCTCCGGATATCGCGCTGCTCACCGAGATCCGCGACATTCTCTCTGCCGACACCGCTGGCGGCACGGCGGGCGGCGGCAACCACTCGGCCTAG
- a CDS encoding hemolysin family protein: MTEWLLLGLSLFLMLSCGVFVAAEFAFVTVDRASVERAADRGDRGAAGTASALRSLSTQLSGAQLGITLTNLLIGYLSEPAIASLLRPPLHSLGVSDGSVPGLAVALGIAISTVVTMLVGELIPKNVAIALPQATAFATQRPMRAFTAAMAWPIGWLNGAANRILRAMKVEPQEELGSARMPEELYALVRRSAEEGTLEAKTADLVARSITFGDRTAADVRTPRMQVRFLDGKQTALDLVEAVRETGHSRFPVTGKTTDDILGVVHIKQAVAIEPERRRSTRLETFVSPAAVVPDTLELDPLLALLRHQGMQLAVVVDEYGGTDGVVTLEDLVEELVGEIADEHDRAQLSKLRTNPDGSWRLSGMLRPDEIATESGIALPTSEDYETVAGLVLKQLGRLAAAGDEVTVRASEPPDSDDEELGRRPVDVRLRVERVVGRRIDRITMRRLPTNPEVLS, translated from the coding sequence ATGACCGAGTGGCTGTTGCTCGGCCTCTCCCTCTTCCTGATGCTGTCCTGCGGCGTGTTCGTCGCCGCGGAGTTCGCGTTCGTGACCGTCGACCGGGCGAGCGTCGAACGCGCCGCGGACCGGGGCGACCGTGGAGCCGCGGGCACCGCGAGCGCGTTGCGGAGCCTTTCCACCCAGCTCAGCGGCGCGCAGCTCGGCATCACGCTCACGAACCTGCTCATCGGCTACCTCTCGGAACCCGCGATCGCGAGCCTGCTTCGCCCGCCGCTGCACAGCCTCGGAGTCAGCGACGGCAGCGTGCCCGGGCTGGCGGTCGCCCTCGGCATCGCCATCAGCACGGTCGTGACGATGCTCGTCGGTGAGCTCATCCCGAAGAACGTCGCGATCGCTCTCCCGCAGGCGACCGCCTTCGCGACGCAGCGGCCGATGCGCGCCTTCACCGCGGCCATGGCCTGGCCCATCGGCTGGCTGAACGGCGCGGCCAACCGGATCCTGCGGGCGATGAAGGTCGAGCCGCAGGAGGAGCTCGGCTCTGCTCGCATGCCGGAGGAGCTGTACGCGCTCGTACGCAGGTCTGCGGAGGAGGGCACACTCGAGGCGAAGACCGCCGACCTGGTGGCGCGCAGCATCACGTTCGGGGATCGGACGGCCGCCGACGTCCGTACCCCAAGGATGCAGGTGCGGTTCCTCGACGGCAAGCAGACCGCGCTCGACCTGGTCGAGGCCGTACGCGAGACCGGGCACTCGCGGTTCCCCGTCACCGGCAAGACGACCGACGACATCCTCGGCGTCGTCCACATCAAGCAGGCGGTCGCGATCGAGCCGGAGCGTCGCCGCTCGACCCGCCTGGAGACGTTCGTCTCGCCGGCCGCCGTGGTGCCCGACACGCTGGAGCTCGATCCGCTGCTCGCGCTGCTTCGGCATCAGGGCATGCAGTTGGCGGTCGTCGTCGACGAGTACGGCGGCACCGACGGCGTCGTCACGCTGGAAGACCTCGTCGAGGAGCTCGTCGGAGAGATCGCCGACGAGCACGACCGCGCCCAGCTGTCCAAGCTACGTACGAACCCCGACGGCTCCTGGCGGCTGTCCGGCATGCTGCGACCCGACGAGATCGCGACCGAGTCCGGCATCGCGCTGCCGACCAGCGAGGACTACGAGACCGTCGCGGGCCTCGTACTCAAGCAGCTCGGCCGACTCGCAGCGGCCGGCGACGAGGTCACGGTACGCGCGTCCGAGCCCCCCGACTCCGACGACGAGGAGCTGGGCCGCCGGCCGGTCGACGTACGGTTGCGCGTCGAGCGAGTGGTCGGACGACGCATCGACCGGATCACGATGCGCCGGCTTCCGACGAACCCGGAGGTTCTGTCGTGA
- a CDS encoding NAD-dependent epimerase/dehydratase family protein, translating to MKVFVTGATGVMGRAVTSVLHSAGHQVVGLARHPERAQVLESMNVKPAPGSLFDQQSLAEAMSGCDVVCNLATHVPVSATGLRPRAWRVNDRIRSEGSRIVAAAARDAGAPRLIQESVSFLYADAGDDWITESSPIEVTRVAEPVVLAETHAQDFACASRESVVLRFGNIIGDDALTRRRLARARAGHAIGMGNPDSWTHVIHSDDVGSAVLAALTAPTGIYNVGAAPIRRGELAAVYAEVAEQDECSFYPRLVVKLGGERLEWMTRSQRVSAERYARVAGWKPTKDEFGADWLRPLVEAGVG from the coding sequence GTGAAGGTCTTTGTGACTGGCGCGACCGGCGTCATGGGGCGAGCTGTCACCAGCGTCCTGCACAGCGCCGGCCACCAGGTTGTTGGTCTGGCCCGGCATCCCGAGCGAGCCCAGGTCCTGGAGAGCATGAACGTCAAGCCCGCGCCGGGCAGCCTCTTCGACCAGCAGAGCCTGGCCGAGGCCATGTCCGGTTGCGATGTCGTCTGCAACCTGGCGACCCATGTCCCCGTGAGCGCGACCGGCCTTCGCCCGCGTGCCTGGCGGGTCAACGACCGCATCCGATCCGAGGGTTCACGGATCGTCGCCGCCGCCGCGCGCGACGCCGGAGCACCCCGCCTCATCCAGGAGAGCGTCTCGTTCCTGTACGCCGACGCGGGCGACGACTGGATCACGGAGTCGAGCCCCATCGAGGTGACCCGCGTCGCCGAGCCCGTCGTACTGGCCGAGACGCACGCCCAAGACTTCGCCTGCGCATCGCGGGAGTCCGTCGTGCTGCGCTTCGGCAACATCATCGGCGACGATGCCCTCACCCGGCGCCGCCTCGCCCGAGCCCGAGCCGGGCACGCCATCGGCATGGGCAACCCCGACAGCTGGACGCACGTGATCCATTCCGATGACGTCGGATCCGCCGTGCTCGCCGCGCTGACCGCTCCGACAGGCATCTACAACGTCGGCGCCGCCCCCATCCGGCGCGGCGAGCTCGCTGCCGTGTACGCCGAGGTGGCCGAGCAGGACGAGTGCTCGTTCTACCCACGTCTCGTGGTCAAGCTCGGCGGTGAGCGGCTCGAGTGGATGACGAGGTCGCAGCGGGTCAGCGCCGAGCGGTACGCCCGCGTCGCCGGCTGGAAGCCGACCAAGGACGAGTTCGGCGCCGACTGGCTGCGACCGCTTGTCGAGGCCGGCGTTGGCTGA
- a CDS encoding FmdB family zinc ribbon protein: MPTYQYLCTECGEPLEAQQSFSDPSLTDCPACGGRLRKVFNAVGVVFKGSGFYRNDSRAADKSETSSGSEKKSDTSSSTGSGNGSSTESSGGSKSDSKPASTNGSDTKAKTTASA; encoded by the coding sequence GTGCCGACGTACCAATATCTGTGCACCGAGTGCGGCGAACCGCTCGAGGCTCAGCAGAGCTTCAGCGACCCGTCGCTGACCGACTGCCCCGCGTGCGGGGGCCGGCTTCGCAAGGTGTTCAACGCCGTCGGAGTGGTGTTCAAGGGGTCCGGCTTCTACCGCAACGACAGCCGAGCCGCGGACAAGAGCGAGACCTCGTCGGGCTCTGAGAAGAAGTCCGACACGTCGTCGAGCACCGGATCGGGCAACGGCTCGAGCACCGAGTCGTCCGGCGGTTCCAAGAGCGATTCGAAGCCCGCGTCCACGAACGGGTCGGACACGAAGGCAAAGACCACGGCGTCCGCCTAG